Proteins from a single region of Gasterosteus aculeatus chromosome Y, fGasAcu3.hap1.1, whole genome shotgun sequence:
- the LOC120812722 gene encoding transcription initiation factor TFIID subunit 3-like — MCESYARSLLRVSVAQICQALGWDAIQLTACDQLSDVLHRYIQQLARVCHRYSELYGRTDPVLDDVSQAFRLLGVSLSELEDYVHNLEPVAFAQQTPVFPVSKNNVLQFPQPGARDAEERKDYIPDHMPPLVSLQEEEEEEEAALADMGTSAEAMQVALEDDEEEVDEDETVNDENHPLKRHLDSPDAALGMMPTSKRPRMYPGLSPEWGVEPREPLTSLNPQRVPPGVLPTHDSLDPLSPETPAGALPPFRPQPVVPKHSDQKGLTTPGRKSKVSSPGRQRTKSPKGVIPVPVGGSPSHPPKPPKEKKKSPGRAKSPKSPKSPKMVSAKASQPQNKTDRMLKLPLCTLNERMGKENIHMRQNIEDRELAEGPFKKIEPDNAAIDDSIDAVIARACAEREPDPFAFCSGSDSDSNGFSSPKRLTIMEPPTPKLSIGISVNDTSTPLHLQAHAGLGNWTMDDSINEVIRKVNQGGPSAPPASIADYVSSGSASPPTPEPLLKMFEEKNKIVPPVDIKKKLKKELKTKMKKKENDKPKDKDREKDRGKLKEKNRDKNRDKNKDFPKDAKMPWKEFGVKDDEHFLIRDFTLPEGSIKIKTRDGDGPKKEKHKDKKKDKEKSKKNKDKRDKGKDRSKEDRLKASVLSEMAPLFSPSACLRLPSMLPSLAPILQDKDVKNKEKDKKKDKKEKKKKKDKEKEREKAKEKEREKEEKRKEKEREKEKREKEKEKERIRLEKVKADTPAALPSPVIPRLTLRVGAGQDKIVISKVVPNSEPKPPAARLGPGNRPQAPPLLPVLSPVVPILPLAPSLLPPAPAPPSLLPSGPLLSPTASFKTPVRSVVTETVSTYVIRDEWGNQIWICPGCNKPDDGSPMIGCDDCDDWYHWPCVGITAAPPEDQQWFCVKCASKKKDKKHKKRKHKAH; from the exons ATGTGCGAGAGCTATGCCCGCTCGCTGCTGCGTGTTTCGGTGGCGCAGATCTGCCAGGCTCTGGGCTGGGATGCGATTCAGCTCACTGCGTGCGATCAGCTGTCCGATGTGCTGCATCGGTATATCCAGCAGTTGGCCAGGGTCTGCCATCGGTACTCTGAGCTCT aTGGACGGACGGATCCAGTCCTGGATGATGTCAGCCAGGCCTTCAGACTCTTGGGGGTGAGTCTGAGTGAACTGGAGGACTACGTCCACAACCTGGAACCCGTGGCCTTCGCCCAACAAACGCCCGTCTTTCCTGTCAGCAAAAACAACGTCCTGCAGTTTCCCCAGCCTGGAGCCCGAGAtgcagaggaaaggaaggatTACATTCCAGATCACATGCCACCCCTGGTCTCCCTGCAAGAAG aagaggaggaggaggaggcggccctCGCTGACATGGGCACTTCGGCCGAAGCTATGCAGGTGGCTCTGGAGGACGATGAGGAAGAAGTGGACGAGGATGAGACTGTCAACGACGAGAACCACCCACTGAAGAGGCACTTGGACAGTCCTGATGCGGCTCTGGGCATGATGCCTACCTCCAAGAGACCACGCATGTACCCTGGCCTCAGCCCAGAATGGGGGGTTGAGCCCAGGGAGCCCCTCACCTCTCTCAACCCTCAACGTGTTCCCCCAGGCGTGCTGCCTACTCATGATAGCCTTGACCCCCTGTCACCCGAAACACCTGCTGGAGCCCTGCCCCCCTTCAGACCTCAGCCGGTGGTACCAAAACACTCTGATCAAAAGGGCCTTACCACTCCAGGAAGAAAGTCTAAGGTTTCATCGCCTGGCAGACAACGGACTAAGTCCCCTAAGGGGGTCATTCCTGTTCCGGTGGGTGGCAGTCCCAGCCATCCTCCAAAACCGcccaaggaaaaaaagaaatctcccgGGAGAGCAAAGAGTCCTAAAAGCCCAAAGAGCCCAAAGATGGTTTCAGCTAAAGCATCCCAACCCCAGAACAAGACGGATAGGATGCTTAAGCTCCCGCTGTGCACGCTGAACGAGAGGATGGGCAAAGAGAACATCCACATGCGTCAAAATATAGAAGACAGGGAGTTGGCTGAGGGCCCCTTCAAGAAAATAGAGCCTGATAATGCAGCCATTGATGATTCCATTGATGCTGTGATTGCCAGAGCGTGTGCTGAGCGGGAGCCGGATCCGTTCGCTTTCTGCTCGGGTTCTGATTCGGACAGCAATGGATTCTCCAGCCCCAAGAGGCTGACCATCATGGAGCCGCCGACGCCGAAACTCTCCATCGGGATCTCCGTAAATGACACGTCAACACCACTGCACCTACAGGCACACGCAGGCCTGGGAAACTGGACTATGGATGATTCAATCAACGAGGTGATCCGGAAAGTCAACCAGGGGGGTCCTTCCGCACCACCGGCAAGCATAGCAGACTACGTGTCCTCGGGATCGGCCTCGCCGCCCACCCCTGAACCTCTGCTCAAGATGTTTGAGGAGAAGAACAAGATTGTGCCTCCGGTGGATATCAAGAAAAAGCTGAAGAAGGAACTCAAGactaaaatgaagaagaaggagaacgaCAAGCCGAAAGACAAAGACCGGGAAAAGGACAGGGGCAagctgaaagagaaaaacagggaCAAGAACAGGGACAAAAACAAGGACTTTCCCAAGGATGCCAAGATGCCCTGGAAGGAGTTTGGAGTGAAGGACGACGAGCACTTCCTAATACGTGACTTCACTCTGCCCGAGGGCTCCATCAAGATAAAAACCCGAGATGGAGACGGCCCtaagaaagagaaacacaaagacaaaaagaaagataaagaaaaaagtaaaaagaacaaagacaagaGGGACAAGGGTAAAGACAGGAGCAAGGAAGACCGACTGAAGGCATCCGTGTTGAGTGAAATGGCACCTCTGTTCAGCCCTTCCGCCTGCCTGCGCCTCCCCTCCATGCTCCCGTCTCTGGCCCCCATCCTCCAGGATAAGGATGTGAAGAACAAGGAGAAGGACaagaagaaagacaagaaggagaagaagaaaaagaaagacaaggagaaggagcgagaaaaggccaaagaaaaggagagggagaaagaagagaagaggaaagaaaaggagagggaaaaggaaaaacgggaaaaggagaaagaaaaagagagaattcGATTGGAGAag GTGAAAGCAGACACTCCGGCAGCTTTACCATCTCCGGTCATCCCCAGACTGACGCTGCGGGTGGGAGCAGGCCAGGACAAGAT TGTCATCAGCAAGGTGGTTCCTAATTCAGAGCCCAAGCCCCCCGCCGCCAGGTTGGGACCTGGGAATCGCCCTCAGGCCCCCCCATTGCTCCCAGTGCTCTCCCCGGTCGTGCCCATTCTGCCCCTGGCCCCCTCTCTGCTTCCACCGGCTCCGGCCCCGCCATCGTTGCTCCCCTCGGGCCCCCTGCTCTCTCCCACCGCCTCCTTCAAAACGCCGGTCCGCAGTGTGGTGACGGAGACCGTCAGCACCTACGTG ATCCGAGATGAATGGGGAAACCAGATCTGGATTTGTCCTGGATGCAACAAACCGGACGACGGCAGTCCCATGATAGGATGTGACGACTGTGACGATTGGTATCATTG GCCTTGTGTCGGGATCACCGCCGCCCCCCCTGAGGACCAGCAGTGGTTCTGTGTTAAATGTGCCAGTaagaagaaggacaaaaaacataagaaaaggaaacacaaagcGCATTGA